The stretch of DNA ccattggccatgtgcatttcccgtatcactaatcaaacacttggctgctaattcatgtttgagcatagttcggtctcctcgtgagaatcttatgttgtaattttcttcctagcaccttcCTGGGGAGTACCCAACCccctagacatgcctaggccgcccagatcACATGGCAAcaccacggtcacgcggtgaccacgcggcgggcatgcgagtttacgcgctctggagttggggccctcgtccaccatccaaacctcgatgtatcgccaccaaaccatgcatttctgattaaatagatacttataaacctataaatgatttttgtaaaaaataaagagcaaactataaggtagatgcagttcaaaattgacccgcttcctactgaatcggcagaaatttgtctttttcacaagtggtggatcaaaacttttgacacccaacaattttgtcaattatgcattaaatatggcctaatattttagaaaaatgatttgatccaattttgcaataaatatatggtggctccttcacaaaaaaactcattttgggcattcaaaaaatggaaaatgaattttccgtgcaaagaaagtgaaaactcccttaggcaacattgtttggagatcatttgaacaaactatgccatgaatgtggccataagattgctCATTTTGGCTTGAAAACCCTAAATCTTCACGCAAGATAGCTCATTTctaagaacacttttttaaaataattgccgtattacaagtttattattttttctggaaacttggtcacatataatgacacaatgcgaaggttttccaattttttgaattttttatgcccgtttcaaaatgcgatcaaaacggcgggtttggccattcctagctagtggttgaatcttggaaatttTTTGATGTTTATCTGATTAAACAGATACTtgtgtacctagaaatgatttttgaaaaaaataaagagcaaactatgaggtagctgcagttcaaatttgacttggTTCCTGCTAAATCGGCGGAAATTTATCTTTTTCActagaggtggatcaaaacttttgacacccaaccatttggtaaattatgcattaaatatggcctagtattttagaaaattaatttggtacaattttgcaacaattatttggtaggtccttcacaaaaaagcTCATTTTGgtcaaaaaaatggaaaatgattttttcgtgcaaagaaaatgataacttccttaggcaacattgtttggaattccaagatgcatcCTTGTGCATAATATtggatcatttgaacaaactatgccatgaatatggccataagattgatcatttggcttgaaagccatgaatcttcacacatgatagcttatttctgagaacactttttaaaaataattttcatattacaagtttattatttttcctggtaaattggtcacatataatgacacaatgtgaaggttttccaattttccaattttttaattttttatccCCGTTCCAAAATGCGGTCAAAAttgcgggcttgaccgttcctagctagttgttgaatattggaaaacttttgatgtttctctaattaaatagatagttatgtacctagaaatgattttttggaaaaaataaagagcaaactatgaggcacctgcagttcaaattggacccgcttcctactaaatcggcagaaatttgtctttttcataagaggtggataaaaacttttaACACCCAACTATTTGgttaattgtgcattaaatatgtcctagtattttagaaaattgatttggcacaattttacaacaaatatttggtaggtccttcacaaaaaaactcattttgggcactcaaaaaatggaaagtgattttttcgtgcaaagaaaatgataacttccttaggcaacattgtttggaattccaagatgcacccttgtgcacaatatgagatcatttgaacaaactatgccatgaatgtgggcataagattgatcatttggcttgaaaagccatgaatcttcacgcatgattgCTCATTACCGTTTTACAAGTTTATTTTTTTCCtgaaaacttggtcacatatgatgacacaatgcgaaggtttccaaTTTTTTTGATCTGTTTAATTCTTTATGCCAATTTCAAAATGCGGTTAAAACCATGGGCATAACCGTTCGTAGCTGCGAGTGGAATCTTACAAAACTCatacttttgacacccaaccatttggtcatttgtgcattaaatatgtcctagtattttagaaaattgatttggtacaattttgcaacaattatttggtaggttcttcacaaaaaacctTATTTTGGGCACTGGAAAAATGGAAAATATTTTTTCGTGCAAAGAAACTGAAAAATTCCTTAGtcaacattgtttgtcattcAAGATACAAACTTGTGCACAATGTGAGACCATTTTTTTTTCATGTGTAAAAgtagaagaaaaacaaaagaTAAAACACAAATCACATATACTCTATTCCCATTGGTGGAGTTGGTTTGacacggatcgatgacatggcgcccatccatccatccatcatCCCACATgcatccatccatctatctacagaaaagaaaaaaaaaagaaaatgaaaagtggAAACCCCCACGGCCCCACCCACCCAATCTGACCCCTCCCCCTCGTCTCCCACCCACCCCGGTCCCATCCCAcccacaccgccgccgcctcaTCCCTCCCAAACCTCCCCGTGGCTAGGGTTTCAGGGGGCGGCGCGCACCACTTCAACACCGCCGGCGACCACAACTACGGCCTCCACCTCCCTTCCCTCCCCTCACTGGCCGGATATCCACCCAATTCCTCTCCCTCCCCTGATTCCTCTCCAGTCCCCCCGTTGGCCGGAGATCCACCACGCCTTACTCAACGGCGGCTGAATCCCGACGCTCCTCCGCCTTCCCACCTCGCCTCACTCAACCCCGCGGCCCTCGCTCGCTCGACTCCTCCCCTCCCCACACCAATCCTCGTCGCCCTTTCCCCAAACCCTACCTTCGCGAAGCTTCCATGAACATGGATCGCCTGCCAAGGAGCGCCACGGGCACCGGTATGAGCGGATGCAGCCGGAGCCGGCCCCCGAGGGGGACGCGTcggcctcttcctcgtcctcgcTGTCGGCACCAGCTCACTTCTCCTAGGTAAAGGTAAGCTCCCCCACGGCCGCCGCAGATCCAAACCATCTCCTCCTCCGTTCCCCGCCTCACTTCTCCCCGTCGCTAATGTAGGTTGTGGCTTCTACTGGTTGTGCAGGGGAAAGGTTCGCCCATGGCTTCGTCGCAGCCAAGTCGGGCCTCTTCGTGGGCATTAACAAGGGCCACGTCGTCACCAAGCGCGAGCTGCCGCCACGCCCGTGCGAACGCAAGGGGGTAACCTTCTTCCACCCTTGTTATGCTTGTGCATGTGCTGTTACCGCAAGGGTGATACAGATGACGCTGGTGCTGCTGTGCTTGTGCCTGTGCTGATATCCGAGACACATCTTGCATACAGATGACGCTGGTGCTGTTGTGCTTGTGCCTGTGCTGTTCTATTGATCTGTGCGAGTTTCAAGCGTTAGGCTCGATTTCTTGTTGGTAGATTGTGTGGCATGGTAGCTTGCTTGCTTCGATATGGACCAACAGCGAGTCTTCCGTAGATCATGGCTTGCTGCTGGTTTTGGTGGATCTAAAGTGTGCGGTCGTTTCTATTGGAAGGTTTTTGTGTCTTTCCTTTTGAGTGATCCAAGAAAGCTAGTTGGTTAATTGGTGAAATATTTCATCTTGCTAAGAATGATCACCTTGCTTTGCTCAGCTGGTCATTTGAAGATATGTATATGATATGCCCATGGGCATCATATTTTGGGCTTTCTTTAGAAATTTCTTTGACTATGTAGTGTAGATAAATAAATACTCTTAGCATACTATATTTGAGGTGTTCTAGTTTATTTGGTAGACGAAATTCAGTTTAGATTCTGAATTTGTTGAATATGTGACAATTCCTTCATTCCCAAGTGCAATAGATCCTTTGTGGTAGTAAGAATTCATATTATTGTGATGTTTACTCCTATTTAAGTTTTTCATTCTCATTGTTCTGACCGGTTACCATTTTGGTTTGCAGAAAGGTACCAAGAGGGTGCATTTCGCCAGGAACTTGATCAGGGAGGTCGCTGAGTTTGCTCCATATGAGAAGCGTATCACTGAGCTTCTCAAGGTTGGCAAGGACAAGCGTGCCCTGAAGGTGG from Triticum urartu cultivar G1812 chromosome 3, Tu2.1, whole genome shotgun sequence encodes:
- the LOC125546876 gene encoding 60S ribosomal protein L36-like; translated protein: MNFGAVPGAGAHRGRRGGRGRAHRELIAAAFVEAWAHGADAAGAGPRGGRVGLFLVLAVGTSSLLLGKGERFAHGFVAAKSGLFVGINKGHVVTKRELPPRPCERKGKGTKRVHFARNLIREVAEFAPYEKRITELLKVGKDKRALKVAKRKLGTHKRAKKKKRGDVQCPHEDE